Genomic window (Daucus carota subsp. sativus chromosome 5, DH1 v3.0, whole genome shotgun sequence):
ATGGCCCAGGAGAATAGGCCTAAGCAGATCAAATTGGCTGACAATGTCTCTTTCCATGCTTTACCTTACATCCATAGCATCATCAAGAAATATGGTATAGTTTCTACACAAACTTTGTGTGTGCAGGGTAAATCGTCTAACTGTCATTCTTTGCTAAATGATAGATGTCAATCTGCAGGTAAAAGGGCATTTATTTGGTTTGGACCAACACCAAGCATACAAGTGATCGATCCTGAGCAAATTAGGGAAATTATGTCTAAGCCAAGTATATTCCACAAGATGCACCCCAACCCGCTTGGTGATATGATCCTTGGTGGCCTCATTAGCTCTGAGGATGCTAAATGGTCCAGGGATAGAAAAATAATGAACCCTGCCTTCCACTTGGAAAAGCTAAAGGTTTATTCTGCTTCCTAAGGAATTATCTAGCTAACACAAAAAAATTTACCAAGTAAAGATCACTAGCTATGCCATTATGGCTAACTAAGAAAGTTTGCATCAAAGTTCTTTGAATGagtttttctttaaaatattccTCCTGTTTCATGACAGAGAATGCTTCCAGCAATTCATCAGAGTTGTGATGAGATGATCAGGAAATGGGAAACACTAGTTTTAAAGGTGGGGTCAGCAGAAATAGATGTATGGCCTAGTCTTGAAGATCTGTCTGGTGATGTGATCTCTCGAACAGCATTTGGCAGTAATTATGAAGAAGGAAGAAGaatctttattcttcagaaGGAACAAGTTGAACTCACTCTTCAACTTATGAAGTTTGTTGTCTTTCCCGGTTGGAGGTAATAAAATTACTTTTTCAAGTACCGGAAATTCTAATCCAAAAGTTGTACGACTGAACCGATCCAATTACAAAGATATTATCACTGTTATTTTTCAGTGTGaaacaaaatcacaaaatttccaTATAAATCAGGAAAGCTACTATTAGTTAACACAAAATGCTGGTTCCAGGTATCTTCCTATTAAAGCGAACAAGAGAATGAATGCAATCTGCAGAGAAATACAAATACTTCTAAGGGGTATCATCAGCAAACGACAGAAGGCAATGGAAGTGGGAGAAGTTGAAAATGATGACTTGTTGGGTATTCTCTTAAAATCTAATTCTGAGGAAATCCAAGAAAGTGGAATTGGGATGAACATTGAAGAGGTGATGAAAGAGTGCAAGCTATTTTATTTCGCTGGCTCGGAAACAACCTCAAATTTGCTAGTTTGGACTTTAATTATGTTGAGCACACATCCTGAATGGCAAACTCGAGCAAGAGAAGAAGTTTTACAAGCTTTTGGCAGCAAAAAACCTGATTTTGACGGACTAAACCATCTCAAAATAGTAAGACACCTCTCCAAACTAAAGCCGAAAAAGTACTTTGTTGGGCCATgtagaaaattttaaatcaatatagttaatgttattcaattttttaagtGCAGGTAACAATGGTTCTACAAGAAGTTTTAAGATTATATCCACCTGCATCAATGCTTACCCGGTCAGTCCCAAAAGATGCAAAACTAGGTAACATTAGTCTTCCAGCCGGGATAATATTTACCATTCCAGTAATCTTACTTCACCATGATCCGGAAATATGGGGAAAGGATTCTAATGAATTCAAACCAGAGAGGTTTTCTGAAGGAATTTCAAGCGCAACAAAAGGAAAATTCTCTTACATTCCATTTGGAGGAGGTCCCCGTATATGCATTGGGCAAAATTTCGCCCTGGTTGAAGCCAAGATGGCACTGAGTATGATGTTACAAAGGTTTCAGTTCCAACTTTCTCCATCTTATGTGCATGCACCTTTCCCTATTTTAACTCTTCAACCTCAGCATGGAGCGCCATTGATTCTGCGACGGCTTTAGCATGCTTCTGGGGAAGTCATGCATGATTGTTAATCCATCTGTGGACCTGAACAAGTGATGCAATTGACGAGTTGTGAGGTGAAATATTAGTGTTTAGGTATTTGATAATAAAAGTAAGAGGAATGTGTTGTTTGAATAATTCATTCATGATGAAATATTAGAACCAGAATTTGAGCTGTTTAACTCAAGAATTTCAATAGAAGTGTGTTGTTCCTCATCAAGCGTTTACCTTGCAGTATACTTATAAAAGTTTATAAACTCTCTGTAACCTCTTTCTCCAAGCATTGCTGTAttgtcaaaattaaattaacccCGAATAAAAACATTTGAAATTTGGTGGCTTTTAATTAGtagttataaatatttatagccAAATTGCACAAATTTCCTGATTCAATCCTAATAATAGGATTGGTCGTGAATATATCTACTTTACATCTTAAAATTTTCGGAACTGCAAAGATTATAATTATCTCCATATAAACCATTGTTGATCGATTGTTGGGAAGCTTAGATTTTCAACTCCTCCATAAAAATAGGCTTACATTGGTTTTAAGTATCCTGCAAATCCTCATTCTGAGCTTTGATACAATCCCTTCCAAGTAGAAAAGTCATAATAGAAAAGTTGCTGCAAAGACTATGAAGATAATAGCAAATTAATTTCTTTGTAAAATAAACCTCTCGTTAATTGTATGTATAATATCAGAAATATTGTAATTAATCAACATAAGTTGCTGGTTTGAGGTACATTCCGATCAGAGAGAACAAGAGAACGAAGATTATCCGCAATGAGATTCAAGTAGTGCTAAGGGTATCATCAGCAAAAGACAGAAGGCTTTGCAAATGGGAGAAGTTGAAAATGATGATATGTTTGTGTTGAAATCTAATTCAGGTGGTGTTTGGCTGGCCATTATAAGCCGACTTCTaagtttataagttataagcatttATTTGTactatttgtgtaaaaagtcaagaagcacttaaaagaagttaggattatacttctgcttatttcccaaacaatttaatcacttataagtcttaacttgcttctgacttctacttcacttttttattttaagcaaaaatcacttattttaagctcacccaaacggcccctcaaaaaaaatcaaagaaagtGGAGCCGGAATGGACATTCAAGAGGTGATGAATGAATGTAAACCATTCTACTTGGCTGGCTTAGAGACAGCCTTAGATTTGCTTGTTTGAACTTTAATATACATCCAGATTTTAGTTAATGTTATTTAACTGTTCAAAGTGCCCGTTATGCTACTTGATCATCATCCTGATCTTTAGGGCGGGGACTCTGATTAATCCAGAGCGGAGAGGTTTTGTGAAGGAGATTCCTTTGGACTGCATTGGGCAACACTATGAGAGTGTTTGGTTTATGGttaataagagcatctccaaaagaCCAAGAGACTCTTAGTTGTTCTTCATATCACTAATAACCTCTTGATTCtttctcctctctcctcaaagttaagagccactacAAAGCTCTAAAATATCCATTCCCTCCAATTACATTTGAGTCTGTGTCATACACAAGtccaaacaaaaataaaatattaacttaagagcaagtataaagaataTTGTTGGAATTGAGACTCTTAAATTTGTATTAAGTTACTAAgagtctaatattttatattatatttaagagttgGTTATGcgattattggagatgctctaaactcGGTTAACAGAAATCGAAACCTTAATCTCATAACAAGTGTTTAGATTAATTATTTGGTGCTATGGAATGAGAACTAAACACTTGTTATTTGGTGTTTTTATGATCATTTTGCCGGAGCACTATAGTTGCAATGATTcgaaatctcaaatttgatCAGAAAAAACCCAAAAATTAAATGATCTGTTATTCGGAGGATTTTATTCCTTACGCTTAACCAAATCGAAACCTTAATCCCATAACCAAGTGATTAGATTTCGAATCATGTCTCGTATTCCAATTAACCCTCGTTTCCGATTCCCATTCTCAACCTCAATCCAAAAGCCCTCTATGAGTTCCAGCTATCTCCATCTCATGTACTTTGCCAGTGCACAAGATCCACCTTCCAATCATATGATTCGGGACAAAAATTACTCACACAAACACATTCACCTCTTCAATCCATAACAATCAGTTTACTAAACTGAATCAATCTTTGATTCATAGAATGTCCTTCAGcaaagatgaagatgaaaaaaCTTATTCCAGGATGTTcatcatatttttcatttaaaacTGGCAAAATAATGTATAATGAAACCATCCGactaaacttattttttaaaaataagaatttattcCTGAAAAAAACACATACAAGTCAACTTTTTTTCCTGAAAGAAGCCATTTTCCCCACGTAATCCCACGGAGCTTAATTTATGTAGCCAAACAGGCCCAACAGTTACTGCAGATTATGTATTAGCTGAAATTGagaaaacgaaaagaaaaagGATGTGGATACAGCATCTTTCAACGCATATGCAATTGATTGCTTATGCGGAGGCGAAAGACAAGCATCGTGTTTGTTATCTGCCCGCAACGGAACGCAGCCGCCGTTAGATTATTTTCAGACGGATGGTTCTTTAAAAGGCATTTCTGTTTTTTAACCCTAATCTCCTCTTCTATTTATACACAACATCAACAACCCCATCTCTTCCCAATTCTCCGTTTTACCCTCCCATTTCTTTTGCCTGCCACTACTGCTGTATTAGAGCTTATTTTTGCTGACATGAGTTGGCCCACTTACTTGTTCAATCATCTATgatagatatatttttattttttttggcattcaaaacaaattttgatgctaataataaaaataataatttatattaatatattattatattaattatctttttgataaatatgaaaattatatatctcaTTGCTTATacatgtattatttataatatgtgttttgtaaattaaaatttattaatgagTAAAAATCATGtattcaggaaaaaattatGAAGAACTAGCGTTTAAGAGCATTTTCATTGGGTTCTCTATACTTTCATTATCCCTATAATTTAgggaaatttttaaatttttgtccaAATTGTGGTTCCATCCGAAACCCTAAAATGGGGTTTAGTTTTAGGGACAAAAACTAAAACCCCATATTTGGGGACTTACTATTCATTCCccatttcatttcttttcattttttagttttatttataagtgTAATTGATTAGATAATAGAtggaagagagagaaagaactAATATAAAAGGGAATATAGGGATGGGGTGAGATAGGATGAGGAATgagatgtagatgatttttaaattcatgaaaataattttagagaCTTACTAAATTTAGTAAGAAAATAGGGATGGGGATGAAGAATCCAATGTGAATGCTCTAAGAGTTGAATTTTAGATGATTTCATTTGTTTGGATTTCCAACACTTGATAAAGTAACGAGGACAGATGACGCAGCATTTAtgtctttcaaaaaaaattatactcccgctgtctcaatttataggtctattttggaataaacacacatattaagaaaaaagttggtttgatggaatcttatctcatgtatcattaattagtgcattgataagtgagaatattgttgagtttcaaaaaaatcacaataaatataaggatttagtgcattgagaaatgagaataatgttgagtttcaaaaaaaatcacaattaatatgtagataaatttgtattgaaagaagagagggacaagtattttgggacaaattttttttccaaactggacctataaattgagacggatgaAGTAAATACTAAATAACATAACATTACAAAGTGATATTCGAGTCCTATTTCTCAGACGTGATATTTGAGTCATTATTACTCAAATGGGTTGAAATTGTTATAAAAGGTCCAACCCTTTTTATATCGGGTAAAATATTAGTTCGTGGTCTATGAAAATCATAACATTATTAgtattccctctgtcccataataagagtcgctttgacttttgacacgtagtttgagatgtaaaaaaaacatacctctacatattatttttcaaattttctttttctgaataaaaatttaacatctatatttttattcagaaaaagaaaatttgaaaaataatatgtagagatatgttttttttacacctcaaattacgtgtcaaaaatcaaaacgactcttattatgggacagagggagtaattgttTACCGTGCACAGAACACTCGTAAATATCCCGAAGTGATCTATTGATATTAACCTCTCCGTAAGCAAAGGTCTGAAGATTTGAGGTGTAAACACTCTCCAAGACCACACAATAAAGCAACCATGTGGTGCAATTCCTTCAAGTAATATTAGGCTGTGAATGCCTGTAGTTCTGCATACTGTATTATATACATCCATAAGCAGCTGCTGACCtacttatggaactatactggTCACATtatcatttcatttcatatGCAGTCATTTTTATGATACAAGCTTCACTGTCTTTGTTTCCCTCTTACTGGATTGGATTTGGTTCTTTTCACTCGATTCTTTCAAGATTATATTGCACCATTTCTTCCAGGGCCAACCGAAAGGAACTAGAAGGAAGGCACTGGAGACTTTGGATTGCTAAATCAGCTTTTTCTTTAGCTAAAGCTTGAGCCTTTTCAATTCCCCCACATCTCTTCACTAGCTCAATAGCTTCGTCAAGTGAACCACTCTCACAAAATTCTGAGTCAATGATGTTCCTCAGTTTTGGTTCTTTGTCTAATGCAAATATAACAGGTGCAGTAAGGTTTCCCTTTGCGAGGTCACTTCCTGCTGGCTTTCCCAGTTGCTCAGTAGACTGAGTAAAATCCAGTATGTCATCCACAACTTGGAAGGACAGACCAAGATTCTTACCATACTGATACATATGCTCGCTTGTGTCACTGTTGACTCCGCTAAAAATGGAAGCTCCTTTGGTGCTAGCTGCTATTAAGGAGGCTGTCTTATAGTAGCTTTTGGTCAAGTACTCATCAAGCCCCACATCACAATTGAACAAGCTGGAAGCCTGCTTTATTTCGCCACTTGCAAAATCTTTGATAACCTGCCATTAGACCATATAGATGCACCGGGTAGGTAATGTTAAGCAagcaaaaaaaatgatattatctTCTACAATTCTGGTAAAAGAGAAATTAGAAATGAGACATATACATTAAGCTGCAGAAT
Coding sequences:
- the LOC108220266 gene encoding cytochrome P450 CYP72A219 yields the protein MEESSPILSGIAVVAVTVVAIISMKVVRWLWLRPKMYEKFLKDQGYHANSYRILRGDMLDFAAMAQENRPKQIKLADNVSFHALPYIHSIIKKYGKRAFIWFGPTPSIQVIDPEQIREIMSKPSIFHKMHPNPLGDMILGGLISSEDAKWSRDRKIMNPAFHLEKLKRMLPAIHQSCDEMIRKWETLVLKVGSAEIDVWPSLEDLSGDVISRTAFGSNYEEGRRIFILQKEQVELTLQLMKFVVFPGWRYLPIKANKRMNAICREIQILLRGIISKRQKAMEVGEVENDDLLGILLKSNSEEIQESGIGMNIEEVMKECKLFYFAGSETTSNLLVWTLIMLSTHPEWQTRAREEVLQAFGSKKPDFDGLNHLKIVTMVLQEVLRLYPPASMLTRSVPKDAKLGNISLPAGIIFTIPVILLHHDPEIWGKDSNEFKPERFSEGISSATKGKFSYIPFGGGPRICIGQNFALVEAKMALSMMLQRFQFQLSPSYVHAPFPILTLQPQHGAPLILRRL